In one window of Lewinella sp. 4G2 DNA:
- a CDS encoding sulfotransferase family 2 domain-containing protein, with protein sequence MISHPHRCIFIHIPKNGGASIERLIWNKEERTVDNLWMGFTHPHHNAYQTGALQHLFATNVRKAVGVDTYRDFYTFSMVRNPWDRTVSQYLYLFKRPDLQQFLGCDDQVSFREYLQLIQRTPHVHWQAQHLFLNDERGKLMVDYIARFEDYQSSVETIMESIHYPKDRPRRTDLEIPHLNRSKRKPYYYYYAPETAQLVANIYAQDITQFGYTFEDPRPAGVDRTPLPFPIDRTPIAAPKKTLLDRMKRKLSRLLHG encoded by the coding sequence ATGATCTCCCACCCTCATCGCTGCATTTTTATCCATATCCCTAAAAACGGAGGGGCCAGCATTGAGCGATTGATCTGGAATAAGGAAGAACGAACGGTAGACAACCTCTGGATGGGTTTCACCCACCCCCACCACAATGCCTACCAAACTGGCGCTCTGCAACATCTCTTTGCGACCAACGTGCGGAAGGCCGTTGGGGTGGACACCTATCGAGACTTCTACACTTTTTCCATGGTCCGTAATCCGTGGGACCGTACTGTTTCCCAGTATCTCTACCTCTTCAAACGCCCGGATCTCCAACAATTCTTGGGCTGCGACGACCAGGTTTCTTTTCGCGAATACCTGCAACTGATTCAACGAACACCGCACGTCCATTGGCAGGCGCAGCACCTATTCCTCAACGATGAACGGGGCAAACTAATGGTGGACTACATCGCTCGGTTTGAAGATTACCAATCGAGCGTAGAAACCATCATGGAAAGTATCCACTACCCCAAGGATCGGCCACGGCGAACGGATTTAGAAATCCCTCACCTCAACCGAAGCAAGCGTAAGCCCTACTACTATTACTACGCCCCGGAGACCGCCCAACTCGTAGCCAATATTTACGCCCAGGATATTACTCAATTTGGCTACACCTTCGAGGACCCCCGCCCCGCCGGGGTGGACAGAACACCCCTTCCCTTCCCGATTGATCGCACCCCGATTGCGGCGCCAAAAAAGACTTTATTGGATAGAATGAAAAGGAAGTTGAGCAGATTACTTCATGGGTAA
- a CDS encoding sulfotransferase, with product MKRPVTALSALRYPGRLMSKKQFVFIASAQRSGSTLLKALLAVAPDVSHLSEVPFHYYHHFTAWQLKALSDKPILVLKKPSWAGEKNYPTIPPVGEHQVILLIRHPYETLISTGKMYAALQPDFWERWNYHRLLYEYWLPTYESILTHRLVGMPHTTIVRYEELTEDPIAETQRLYQFIGSRRTEGTDTYQKRSEEWTFKEDDGSDRIKSLRVQPAPIDRKNDELLSLIENEPRVNDLLDQFGY from the coding sequence ATGAAGAGACCCGTCACCGCGCTCAGTGCCCTCCGCTATCCCGGCCGGCTAATGTCGAAGAAGCAATTTGTCTTCATCGCCTCCGCGCAGCGTTCGGGCTCCACCCTGCTAAAAGCTCTCCTGGCCGTAGCGCCGGACGTAAGCCACCTCTCGGAAGTCCCCTTTCACTATTACCACCATTTCACTGCCTGGCAACTTAAGGCCCTCTCGGATAAACCGATCCTCGTATTAAAGAAGCCTTCCTGGGCTGGCGAAAAGAATTACCCTACCATACCGCCGGTGGGGGAGCATCAGGTCATTTTATTGATTCGCCACCCCTACGAAACCCTGATCTCCACGGGTAAAATGTACGCCGCCCTTCAACCGGACTTTTGGGAACGGTGGAACTACCACCGATTACTCTACGAGTACTGGCTACCTACCTACGAATCCATCCTAACTCACCGTTTGGTCGGGATGCCCCACACCACGATCGTCCGCTACGAGGAATTGACGGAGGATCCTATCGCCGAAACCCAGCGTTTATACCAATTCATCGGCAGCCGGAGAACGGAAGGAACGGATACCTACCAAAAAAGGAGTGAGGAATGGACCTTCAAAGAAGACGACGGCAGCGACCGCATCAAAAGCCTGCGGGTGCAACCGGCCCCAATCGATAGAAAGAATGATGAATTACTTTCATTAATTGAAAATGAGCCAAGGGTGAATGACCTACTGGACCAATTTGGGTATTAA
- a CDS encoding RpiB/LacA/LacB family sugar-phosphate isomerase: MTIGIATDHGGIELKQQLQAYLEKKGFAIKDFGAFEYDAADDFPDFVVPLARAVGAGEVERGIACCGSGVGASIAANKIKNVRACLVNETYSARQGVEHDDMNMICLGGRVIGIALAQELVDNFLGAEYQALPRQVRRMGKVAELE, from the coding sequence ATGACAATCGGAATCGCTACGGACCACGGGGGGATCGAGCTGAAGCAACAACTCCAGGCTTACCTGGAAAAGAAGGGCTTCGCCATCAAGGATTTCGGTGCCTTCGAATACGATGCGGCCGATGACTTCCCCGACTTCGTAGTGCCCCTGGCCCGCGCCGTCGGTGCCGGCGAGGTTGAGCGGGGGATTGCCTGCTGCGGCTCCGGTGTGGGGGCGAGTATTGCGGCGAACAAGATCAAGAACGTCCGCGCCTGCCTCGTCAACGAAACCTATTCCGCGCGCCAGGGCGTCGAGCACGACGATATGAATATGATCTGCCTTGGTGGCCGCGTCATCGGCATCGCTTTGGCTCAGGAATTGGTAGATAACTTTCTGGGTGCGGAGTACCAGGCCCTGCCCCGGCAGGTGAGGCGGATGGGGAAGGTGGCGGAGCTTGAGTAG